From one Streptomyces sp. SCSIO 30461 genomic stretch:
- a CDS encoding TadE/TadG family type IV pilus assembly protein encodes MPDMSRYPTEAGSAIRKRTERERGQVAIEYLGFLPLLLLVGLLAIQLGIAAYTANQAGTAARAAARAASVDDPKISPDQAARSAVSGWVARNMTPRSSYGDDQVTYTVRIKVPSLLPGVDWGTAERSSTMPRD; translated from the coding sequence ATGCCCGACATGAGCCGGTACCCGACCGAAGCCGGGTCCGCGATCAGGAAGCGAACGGAGCGGGAACGCGGCCAGGTCGCCATCGAGTACCTGGGCTTCCTCCCCCTGTTGCTGCTCGTCGGCCTGCTCGCCATCCAGCTCGGTATCGCCGCCTACACCGCGAACCAGGCCGGCACGGCGGCCCGGGCCGCCGCCCGCGCCGCGAGCGTGGACGACCCGAAGATCAGCCCGGACCAGGCCGCCAGAAGCGCCGTCAGCGGCTGGGTCGCCAGGAACATGACCCCGCGGTCGAGCTACGGCGACGACCAGGTCACGTACACCGTGCGGATCAAGGTCCCGTCGCTCCTGCCGGGCGTGGACTGGGGCACGGCCGAGCGCAGCTCCACCATGCCCCGGGACTGA
- a CDS encoding AAA family ATPase, producing MTTRILPAIGDPEAARSVTTLLSRLPDAEPSAPVADSTQLIDTLGRLAGESLDELPEVVLVHERIGPVPALDLVREVALRFPAVGVVLITSDASPGLFSAAMDSGARGLAVLPLGVEELAHRVQAAAQWSVGVRRHLGAGGEEPTGPAGTVVTVTGAKGGVGTTVTAVQLALAAAASGRTVALADMDMQTGDVASYLDVQFRRSIADLAAVSDISPRVLSDAVFSHPTGVALLLAPGDGERGEEVTDRSARQIVRALRSRYEVVVIDCGSQMHGANAAAVEMADTALLVTTPDVVAVRGAKRAVRLWDRLQIRKAEDTVVVVNRHTRGTEIQPPLVQRITGTRVAGTAIPANFKELQGAVDSGRMHELDARSTVKQALWSLAGELGLAKLPEGAGRTGKFRGDRADRGAIGGRRRRGDSREWEGRADR from the coding sequence ATGACCACCAGGATCCTCCCAGCCATCGGCGACCCCGAAGCGGCCAGGTCCGTCACCACACTGCTGAGCCGGCTGCCCGACGCCGAACCGTCGGCTCCGGTCGCCGACTCGACCCAGCTCATCGACACCCTGGGGCGACTCGCGGGTGAGTCGCTCGACGAGCTGCCCGAGGTCGTGCTGGTGCACGAGCGGATCGGTCCCGTACCGGCACTGGACCTGGTGCGCGAGGTGGCCCTGCGCTTCCCCGCCGTCGGGGTCGTGCTGATCACATCCGACGCGAGCCCCGGCCTGTTCTCCGCCGCGATGGACTCGGGGGCCAGGGGCCTCGCCGTGCTGCCGCTCGGCGTCGAGGAGCTGGCCCACCGGGTCCAGGCCGCCGCCCAGTGGTCGGTCGGCGTACGCCGGCATCTGGGGGCGGGCGGCGAGGAGCCCACCGGGCCCGCCGGCACCGTCGTCACGGTCACCGGGGCAAAGGGGGGCGTGGGCACGACCGTCACTGCGGTCCAGCTGGCCCTGGCCGCCGCCGCCTCCGGCCGCACGGTGGCGCTGGCCGACATGGACATGCAGACCGGCGATGTCGCGTCGTACCTCGATGTGCAGTTCCGCCGCTCGATCGCCGACCTGGCCGCGGTCTCGGACATATCCCCGAGGGTGCTGTCCGACGCGGTGTTCAGCCATCCGACCGGAGTGGCCCTGCTGCTGGCCCCCGGTGACGGAGAACGCGGCGAGGAGGTCACCGACCGCTCGGCCCGGCAGATCGTCAGGGCTCTGCGCTCCCGCTACGAGGTCGTCGTCATCGACTGCGGAAGCCAGATGCACGGCGCGAACGCGGCGGCCGTCGAAATGGCCGATACCGCACTGTTGGTCACCACACCCGACGTGGTGGCGGTGCGCGGCGCCAAACGGGCCGTACGGCTCTGGGACCGGCTCCAGATCCGCAAGGCGGAAGACACCGTCGTCGTGGTAAACCGTCACACCCGTGGGACGGAGATACAGCCACCACTGGTCCAGAGGATCACGGGCACCAGGGTGGCCGGCACGGCGATCCCGGCGAACTTCAAGGAGCTCCAGGGGGCGGTGGATTCCGGGCGTATGCACGAACTCGACGCCAGGAGCACGGTGAAGCAGGCACTGTGGAGCCTGGCCGGAGAACTGGGTCTGGCGAAGCTCCCCGAAGGGGCCGGGCGGACCGGTAAGTTCCGAGGCGACCGGGCCGACCGGGGGGCGATCGGAGGCCGCCGCAGGCGTGGCGACTCCAGGGAGTGGGAGGGGCGCGCTGACCGATGA
- the cpaB gene encoding Flp pilus assembly protein CpaB: MNSRQRRGVILLLLSVLCAFGAFVGVLSVISDVNAKVGPEVAAYEITSDVPPYTALSPSQFTKVTMPERWLSENAVTDLSQIGGKIAVTRLKKGSLLQSDMIVDRPALQPGEQEIAIMIDAATGVAGKIKPDSRVNIYATFEGEREGTTAQSDQSRVIVSNARVVDVGRLTALEPDRDNRGNQATEAVPITFALSTMDAQRVAYAESFAKHVRLALIGQGGGAAIAPGDRTYTLDKDK, encoded by the coding sequence ATGAACTCACGCCAGCGTCGCGGCGTCATACTCCTGCTGCTGTCGGTCCTGTGTGCCTTCGGTGCCTTCGTCGGCGTGCTCTCGGTGATCAGCGACGTGAACGCGAAGGTCGGACCCGAGGTGGCGGCTTACGAGATCACATCGGACGTGCCGCCCTACACCGCACTCAGCCCGAGCCAGTTCACGAAGGTCACCATGCCGGAGCGCTGGCTCTCGGAGAACGCGGTGACCGACCTCTCCCAGATCGGCGGGAAGATCGCGGTCACCCGCCTGAAGAAGGGGTCGCTGCTCCAGAGCGACATGATCGTGGATCGCCCCGCGCTCCAGCCCGGTGAACAGGAGATCGCCATCATGATCGACGCGGCGACAGGGGTGGCGGGCAAGATCAAGCCGGACTCGCGCGTCAACATCTACGCCACCTTCGAAGGCGAACGGGAAGGCACCACGGCCCAGTCGGACCAGTCAAGGGTCATCGTGTCCAACGCCAGGGTCGTCGACGTCGGTCGGCTCACCGCACTCGAACCGGACCGGGACAACCGGGGCAACCAGGCCACCGAGGCCGTACCGATCACCTTCGCGCTCAGCACCATGGACGCCCAGCGCGTGGCATACGCCGAGTCGTTCGCCAAGCACGTGCGCCTGGCGCTGATCGGCCAGGGCGGCGGGGCCGCGATCGCCCCTGGCGACCGCACGTACACGCTGGACAAGGACAAGTGA
- a CDS encoding TadE/TadG family type IV pilus assembly protein, protein MTGLGSQWPRSDRLRGRSRARGQGRLLGRLLGGFQGRLQGRFRDRGQTAIEFLGVTPLIILLLVVLWQCALIGYTYSLAGNAADQAARAGAVSEDGAGQRACQEAAREDLPTAWVANMEDTGCDAGTGLFTATVVFQVPALVPGVLDFPMRVTGKASAVREH, encoded by the coding sequence ATGACCGGCTTAGGCAGTCAGTGGCCGAGGTCTGACCGGCTCCGGGGCCGGTCCCGTGCCCGTGGCCAGGGCCGTCTGCTGGGACGGCTGCTGGGAGGGTTCCAGGGCCGTCTGCAGGGGCGGTTCAGGGATCGCGGGCAGACCGCGATCGAGTTCCTGGGCGTCACGCCGCTGATCATTCTGCTGCTGGTGGTGCTCTGGCAGTGCGCCCTGATCGGCTACACGTACAGCCTGGCCGGAAACGCGGCCGACCAGGCCGCACGGGCAGGCGCGGTGTCCGAGGACGGTGCCGGGCAGCGGGCATGCCAGGAGGCGGCGAGGGAGGACCTCCCCACCGCCTGGGTCGCGAACATGGAGGACACGGGGTGCGACGCCGGAACGGGCCTTTTCACGGCGACCGTCGTGTTCCAGGTGCCCGCTCTCGTGCCCGGCGTACTCGACTTCCCGATGCGGGTGACCGGCAAGGCGTCCGCCGTGAGGGAGCACTGA
- a CDS encoding CpaF family protein — MSLRARITAPEENGGGREDGRLVATYRTKLLEEIDLAEMSSLPAADRRARLERVLGHIISREGPVLSTSERAQLIRRVVDEALGLGILEPLLEDASVTEIMVNGPDQIFVERGGRVEQLPLRFASHEQLMQTIERIVSTVNRRVDEANPMVDARLPTGERVNVIIPPLSLTGATLTIRRFPQSFTLQELIGLGSIDEHLLYLLSGLVQAKFNIIVSGATGTGKTTLLNALSGLIPDHERIITIEDSAELQLQQSHVIRLESRPANVEGKGHVTIRDLVRNSLRMRPDRIVVGEVRGGESLDMLQAMSTGHNGSLATVHANSAEDALMRLKTLASMSEVKVPFEALHDQITSAVDVLVQLTRYADGTRRVTEIAYLDSHGRDADPFGRDPTAPLGRDAYGRGVYRIVTVARFEAQPMGADGRIHGRFCHHPLPRRLAERLYMSNQPIPQAFGVAAFPNQLASREAL; from the coding sequence ATGAGCCTGCGGGCACGCATCACCGCCCCCGAGGAGAACGGCGGGGGGCGCGAGGACGGCCGTCTGGTCGCCACGTACCGCACCAAGCTGCTCGAAGAGATCGACCTGGCGGAGATGTCGTCGCTGCCCGCCGCCGACCGCCGGGCCAGGCTCGAACGCGTGCTGGGCCACATCATCAGCCGTGAAGGCCCGGTCCTATCCACGTCCGAACGCGCGCAGCTGATCCGCCGGGTGGTGGACGAGGCACTCGGACTCGGCATCCTGGAGCCACTCCTGGAGGACGCGTCCGTCACCGAGATCATGGTGAACGGCCCTGACCAGATCTTCGTGGAGCGCGGCGGCAGGGTCGAGCAGCTTCCGCTGCGCTTCGCCTCCCACGAGCAGCTGATGCAGACGATCGAGCGCATCGTCTCCACCGTGAACCGCCGTGTGGACGAGGCCAACCCGATGGTGGACGCCCGACTGCCCACCGGGGAGCGCGTCAATGTGATCATTCCGCCGCTGTCCCTGACCGGAGCCACCCTCACCATCCGGCGCTTCCCGCAGAGCTTCACCCTCCAGGAGCTGATCGGCCTCGGCTCGATCGACGAGCACCTGCTGTATCTGCTGTCCGGACTGGTCCAGGCGAAGTTCAACATCATCGTCTCCGGGGCCACCGGCACCGGAAAGACCACCCTGCTCAACGCGCTCTCCGGGCTGATCCCCGACCACGAGCGCATCATCACCATCGAGGACTCGGCCGAACTGCAGCTCCAGCAGTCCCATGTGATCCGGCTGGAGTCCCGCCCGGCGAACGTCGAGGGCAAGGGCCACGTCACCATCCGCGACCTGGTACGCAACTCGCTCCGGATGCGCCCGGACCGTATCGTGGTCGGCGAGGTACGCGGCGGCGAGTCGCTCGACATGCTCCAGGCCATGTCGACCGGCCACAACGGCTCGCTGGCGACCGTCCACGCCAACAGCGCCGAGGACGCGCTGATGCGGCTGAAGACCCTGGCCTCGATGTCCGAGGTCAAGGTCCCCTTCGAGGCGCTGCACGACCAGATCACCAGCGCGGTCGACGTGCTCGTACAGCTGACCAGGTACGCGGACGGCACCCGCAGGGTCACCGAGATCGCGTACCTCGACTCCCACGGACGGGACGCGGACCCCTTCGGCCGTGACCCCACCGCTCCGCTCGGGCGGGACGCCTACGGACGCGGTGTCTACCGCATCGTCACCGTCGCCCGGTTCGAAGCCCAACCCATGGGGGCCGACGGCCGGATCCACGGCCGGTTCTGCCACCACCCGCTGCCACGGCGCCTGGCCGAGCGCCTCTACATGTCCAACCAGCCCATCCCGCAGGCTTTCGGTGTCGCCGCGTTCCCCAACCAACTCGCCAGCCGAGAGGCCCTGTAG
- a CDS encoding Nramp family divalent metal transporter — protein MTGTQGAEDTEAEGARTPAARTRTHRTRKASWKHIGPGIVVAATGVGAGDLVATLIAGSKFGYTLLWAAVAGCLVKISLAEATGRWHLATGRTILDGWRSLGAWTSVYFGFYVVVWGFIYGATAMSSTALPLAALFPETPGGLKTFAIAAGLIGLALVWFNRYARFEKLMTVLIGIKFLIVVYVAVRVVPDLPAVFAGLVPVLPNGSFFYTLGLIGGVGGTITMAAYGYWINSKGWTDASWMKMMRLDNRVAYLTTGVFVVAMLIIGAELLHASHLALEGGGDKGLLGLSDILEARFGVFTAKLFLIGFCATSFSALVGVWHGVSLLFADFSERLLRSSRGIEENAVEEVAEGRRERSLPFRAYMLWLTFPPMGLLWLDEPFGLVVAYGVLGALFMPFLALTLLWLLNSGRTPREWRNGWLSNSMLAVAGLLFVVLCVQQVRELLW, from the coding sequence ATGACAGGCACCCAGGGCGCCGAGGACACCGAGGCGGAAGGCGCGCGGACACCGGCGGCCCGGACCCGGACCCACCGGACCCGCAAGGCGAGCTGGAAGCATATCGGCCCCGGCATCGTTGTCGCGGCAACCGGCGTCGGAGCCGGTGACCTCGTGGCGACCCTGATCGCCGGCAGCAAGTTCGGCTACACACTGCTGTGGGCCGCCGTCGCCGGCTGCCTCGTCAAGATCTCGCTCGCCGAGGCCACCGGACGCTGGCACCTGGCCACCGGCCGCACCATCCTCGACGGCTGGCGCAGCCTCGGCGCCTGGACGTCGGTCTACTTCGGCTTCTACGTCGTCGTGTGGGGCTTCATCTACGGCGCCACGGCCATGTCGTCCACGGCCCTTCCGCTCGCCGCGCTCTTTCCCGAGACGCCCGGCGGACTCAAGACCTTCGCCATCGCCGCCGGCCTCATCGGCCTCGCCCTGGTCTGGTTCAACCGCTACGCACGCTTCGAGAAGCTGATGACCGTACTCATCGGCATCAAGTTCCTCATCGTCGTCTACGTCGCGGTGCGGGTCGTCCCCGATCTGCCGGCCGTGTTCGCCGGACTCGTCCCCGTGCTGCCGAACGGCTCGTTCTTCTACACACTCGGCCTGATCGGCGGAGTAGGCGGCACCATCACCATGGCAGCGTACGGCTACTGGATCAACTCCAAGGGCTGGACCGACGCGTCCTGGATGAAGATGATGCGGCTCGACAACCGCGTCGCCTACCTCACCACCGGGGTCTTCGTCGTCGCCATGCTGATCATCGGCGCCGAGCTGCTGCATGCCTCCCATCTCGCGCTGGAGGGCGGCGGCGACAAGGGGCTGCTCGGACTGAGCGACATCCTGGAGGCGCGCTTCGGGGTCTTCACCGCCAAGCTCTTCCTCATCGGTTTCTGTGCCACCTCCTTCTCGGCTCTGGTCGGGGTCTGGCACGGGGTGAGTCTGCTCTTCGCCGACTTCTCCGAGCGGCTGCTGCGCAGCAGCCGGGGCATCGAGGAGAACGCGGTCGAGGAGGTTGCCGAGGGCCGCCGTGAACGCTCCTTGCCCTTCCGGGCATACATGCTCTGGCTGACCTTCCCGCCGATGGGCCTGCTCTGGCTGGACGAGCCGTTCGGTCTCGTGGTCGCGTACGGCGTGCTCGGCGCGCTGTTCATGCCGTTCCTGGCGCTGACCCTGCTGTGGCTGCTCAACTCGGGGCGCACACCGCGGGAATGGCGCAACGGATGGCTGAGCAACAGCATGCTGGCGGTGGCCGGCCTGTTGTTCGTGGTGCTGTGCGTGCAGCAGGTGCGTGAACTTCTCTGGTAG